One window of Medicago truncatula cultivar Jemalong A17 chromosome 2, MtrunA17r5.0-ANR, whole genome shotgun sequence genomic DNA carries:
- the LOC120578075 gene encoding uncharacterized protein, whose protein sequence is MNVNLHSFPIHENTVTLSCPSSGPSKKCYVYLVPVVHTKEKSRRDVETALYHLRPQSVFLECYLEPKFYSYFHEGCEQGYAFKIAKALEMEIIFGDICDRSLKTCEDRKLDELRLRYGFEKDNDMELRDMAHDMAFYDVRDLIMITRLWDHAKTRSSIVAIVGEDHIYGMRHYWRLMELGSSRVLKEAAKYEEYIRQHQPPTQLNHF, encoded by the exons ATGAATGTAAATTTACACTCCTTTCCGATCCATGAAAATACTGTCACTTTGAGCTGCCCATCATCCGGCCCAAGTAAAAAATGCTATGTCTATCTTGTGCCTGTTGTACATACCAAAGAG AAGTCAAGAAGAGACGTGGAAACTGCATTGTATCATTTGCGACCTCAGTCGGTGTTCCTTGAATGTTATTTGGAACCCAAATTTTATTCATACTTCCAT GAGGGCTGTGAACAAGGGTATGCCTTTAAGATTGCGAAAGCATTGGAGATGGAAATCATTTTTGGCGATATCTGCGACCGt AGCTTGAAGACATGTGAAGATAGAAAGTTAGATGAACTACGTCTGAGATACGGATTTGAAAAAGACAAT GATATGGAGTTGAGAGATATGGCTCATGATATGGCTTTTTACGACGTCCGAGACTT aaTTATGATAACAAGGCTCTGGGACCATGCTAAAACTCGGAGTTCCATTGTAGCGATTGTTGGAGAGGATCATATATATGGCATGCGCCATTATTGGAGATTGATG GAACTCGGTTCCTCAAGAGTACTTAAAGAGGCTGCGAAATATGAAGAATACATAAGACAACATCAGCCGCCTACTCAGTTGAACCATTTTTAA
- the LOC120578385 gene encoding DNA topoisomerase 1 yields the protein MIQILKKLSFTTTRSPTIPHRLLNPTTTGSPTISHRLLNPTTTCSPTIPHRLLNPTTIPHRFLNPFRYFGVNNFTTVKWSKRKPPELIKDGKRRYVMTELETTLPSLRFTGKSLYPPVGKSVVVVESLDKARTIRSYLGGMYEVLSCNGLVMDLDPGQNSASLDNDFCLFWEISNSSQTRVKRISAALKGVNNLIFAFDPSPEGETIAWQIIHILRKKHRSLQEDILLARVVFNEITEQSIKAALQEPREIDMNLVNSYLAKRVIDFLFGFNISPLVLRKLPSCKSPRRFEFPALSLLCDRESEINSFRSREYWTLYPQLQRTNRDLPFRTLLTHIDSRELNKFSVASVEEANEIQSRIYSAQFQVIGITRSKISKMSPTPYSTSTLQQDAARILNFSSSITMKIARKLYEGVKFHKNIRAGLITCFITDGLHISEEAVSDIRSVIIQRYGQNFVAQSPPENVIKVKNALESHEAIRPTDIRKLPSMLAGVLDKESLKLYTLIWFRTISCQMEPAILEKIQVDIGNSDQSILLRSASSRVEFPGYRTVFTGIVTEDGQYRDSDDSNHDLAFGIEEGQYRDSDRSNHDLDFDMLSSVKREDVFHVVQIEAGQHHSQPPQRYSVASLVNKLDEIGIGRAASYAQTLQGLQDGNYVKVKNCVLTPKFRGRAVSAFLSHHFSEVTDYSSTAAMEFELDNVSAGTTNWKSLVRDYSTRFKTCCERTSNVHIRQVEEMLQNKFADYLFGSLPDQSRLCPSCMEGTLTFKVRRLSAAGYCIGCDQHPRCTYTGKTLYSDEEEEDTPQPNTIREEPKVCLTLARFYVFMDWHNLTCLKC from the exons ATGATTcaaatcctaaaaaaattatcattcaccACCACCCGTTCCCCCACCATTCCCCACCGCTTGCTAAACCCCACCACCACCGGTTCCCCCACCATTTCCCACCGCTTGCTAAACCCCACCACCACCTGTTCCCCCACCATTCCCCACCGCTTGCTAAACCCCACCACCATTCCCCACCGCTTTCTAAACCCATTTCGTTATTTCGGCGTCAATAACTTCACCACTGTGAAGTGGTCTAAACGAAAACCACCAGAACTGATCAAAGACGGTAAACGTAGATACGTTATGACCGAACTGGAAACAACGTTACCATCTCTGAGATTTACGGGAAAATCACTTTATCCACCGGTGGGAAAATCTGTGGTGGTTGTGGAGTCTCTTGATAAAGCAAGAACCATTAGAAGTTATCTTGGTGGCATGTATGAAGTTCTTTCATGCAATGGACTTGTAATGGACTTGGATCCAGGTCAAAATTCTGCGAGTCTGGacaatgatttttgtttgttttgggaaatttcaaattcatcccaAACTCGTGTGAAGAGGATCTCTGCTGCACTTAAGGG GGTCAACAATCTTATCTTTGCATTTGATCCTAGCCCTGAGGGTGAGACTATTGCTTGGCAGATTATccatattttaagaaaaaagcaTAGATCTCTGCAGGAAGATATCCTTCTCGCTAGAGTGGTTTTCAATGAAATTACTGAACAATCCATTAAAGCTGCTTTGCAAGAACCTAGAGAGATTGACATGAATTTGGTAAATTCTTACCTTGCAAAGAGGgtcattgattttttatttgggtttaACATTTCCCCGTTAGTACTGAGGAAATTACCAAGTTGCAAATCCCCTAGAAGATTTGAATTCCCTGCTCTTTCTCTTCTATGTGATAGAGAATCAGAAATTAACTCATTTAGATCCAGGGAATATTGGACACTGTACCCCCAATTGCAGAGAACAAACAGGGATCTACCATTTCGGACCCTACTCACACATATTGATTCAAGGGAATTGAATAAGTTTTCAGTTGCTTCTGTTGAAGAGGCAAATGAGATTCAAAGCAGAATATACTCTGCTCAGTTTCAGGTCATTGGTATTACAAGATCAAAAATTTCTAAAATGTCTCCCACGCCTTATTCGACTTCAACTCTTCAGCAGGATGCAGCAAGAATATTGAATTTCTCTTCGAGTATCACAATGAAG ATTGCTCGGAAACTCTATGAGGGAGTTAAATTCCATAAGAATATCCGAGCCGGTCTGATAACGTGCTTCATAACTGACGGACTTCAT ATCTCTGAGGAAGCTGTTTCGGATATTCGATCCGTTATCATTCAAAG GTACGGACAAAATTTTGTTGCACAAAGTCCACCGGAGAACGTTATAAAGGTGAAAAATGCACTAGAATCCCATGAAGCCATCAGACCTACTGACATACGCAAGTTACCAT CGATGCTGGCTGGGGTGTTAGATAAAGAATCTTTGAAGCTATACACACTGATTTGGTTCAGAACAATCTCATGTCAGATGGAACCGGCTATTCTTGAAAAG ATACAAGTTGATATTGGAAATTCTGATCAGTCTATCCTGTTACGGTCTGCTAGCTCAAGGGTCGAGTTTCCTGGGTACCGGACAGTTTTTACG GGCATTGTCACCGAAGATGGACAATATAGAGATAGTGACGATTCCAATCATGATCTAGCTTTTGGCATTGAAGAGGGACAATATAGAGATAGTGACAGGTCCAATCATGATCTAGATTTTGACATGCTAAGTTCTGTGAAG AGAGAGGACGTGTTTCATGTTGTTCAAATTGAGGCGGGTCAACACCATTCCCAACCTCCACAACGTTACTCCGTAGCATCATTG GTTAATAAGCTTGACGAAATTGGGATCGGAAGAGCGGCATCATATGCACAAACATTACAAGGATTGCAG GATGGAAACTACGTGAAAGTAAAAAACTGTGTTCTTACTCCCAAATTTCGTGGCCGTGCG GTGTCTGCTTTTTTATCACATCATTTTTCAGAGGTTACAGACTACAGTTCCACTGCTGCCATGGAGTTTGAG CTTGATAATGTTTCTGCTGGAACCACCAATTGGAAAAGCCTTGTTCGTGATTATTCGACACGGTTTAAAACATGTTGTGAGCGTACTTCTAATGTTCATATTCGCCAG GTTGAAGAGATGTTACAAAACAAATTTGCGGATTATTTATTTGGTTCACTCCCAGACCAGAGTCGGTTGTGTCCAAG TTGTATGGAAGGCACACTGACATTTAAAGTACGTAGACTTAGTGCTGCTGGCTACTGTATAGGCTGTGATCAACATCCTAGGTGCAC GTACACTGGGAAAACATTATATAGTGACGAGGAGGAGGAAGATACACCTCAGCCAAACACTATAAGAGAGGAACCAAAGGTTTGCTTAACCTTGGCtcgattttatgtttttatggaCTGGCATAATTTGACTTGTTTGAAATGCTAA
- the LOC25486947 gene encoding fruit bromelain encodes MSRTLLESSIAAKTHEQWMKDFGRTYADDVEKEKRFKIFAKNLEYIENFNRAGNETYELGLNQFLDLTKKEFTSKYTCANLKGKLESSMVASVAALFNVSKISTNNSLKGKRKPIPESIDWREGGAVTSVKRQGACASCWAFATLAAVEGIVQIKNRELVSLSAQ; translated from the exons ATGTCGAGAACATTGCTAGAATCATCTATTGCTGCTAAAACACATGAACAATGGATGAAAGATTTCGGACGCACTTATGCAGATGATGTTGAGAAGGAGAAACGGTTTAAGATTTTTGCAAAGAATTTGGAGTACATCGAGAATTTCAACCGTGCTGGAAATGAAACTTATGAGTTGGGTCTGAATCAATTTTTGGATTTAACTAAGAAAGAATTCACTTCTAAATATACTTGTGCCAATCTTAAAGGCAAACTAGAGTCATCAATGGTGGCATCAGTTGCAGCTCTATTTAATGTGAGTAAAATTTCAACTAACAATTCACTAAAAGGGAAGAGAAAACCAATTCCAGAAAGCATAGATTGGAGAGAGGGCGGAGCTGTCACTAGTGTCAAGAGGCAAGGAGCATGTG CAAGTTGTTGGGCATTTGCGACATTGGCAGCGGTAGAAGGAATTGTGCAAATCAAAAACAGGGAATTGGTGTCGCTATCTGCGCAATAA
- the LOC25486949 gene encoding transcription factor bHLH52 — MGALSTYFNYNCYPYQPTQTTNNNSEITTFQHHEQEQNHYFNEASLLDESFIFQTYPCQDQQLLVDSTFSSQNDDFVSMNEIFPNEEDFIFNNYQLPCPKRQKLIYYEEEKREEPQQELLNSTNFFMDEFVTNPNPNPFASFEAEVEPPFAATSKIEKKVTERTISSQSIAARERRRKITEKTQELGKLVPGGPKMNTAEMLNAAANYVKFLQAQVGMLQLMETFSKEEKEPPPSEELHKLVVSPFVQEKLYSEEKCFVPKEFVTTLSNHDDVQSKPTILKGLKQLVGTEIEKKSDQE, encoded by the exons atGGGAGCACTTAGCACATACTTCAATTATAATTGTTACCCTTATCAACCTACTCAAACTACCAATAACAACTCAGAAATCACCACTTTTCAACATCATGAACAAGAACAAAACCACTATTTCAATGAAGCTTCTCTTTTAGATGAAAGCTTCATTTTTCAAACTTACCCTTGTCAAGATCAACAACTACTTGTTGACTCcactttttcttctcaaaatgaTGACTTTGTTTCAATGAATGAAATTTTCCCAAATGAGGAagatttcattttcaacaactacCAGCTTCCATGTCCAAAACGCCAAAAGCTGATATACTATGAGGAGGAGAAAAGAGAAGAGCCACAACAAGAGCTTTTGAactcaaccaatttttttatggatgagTTTGTGactaaccctaaccctaacccttTTGCTTCCTTTGAGGCAGAAGTAGAACCACCTTTTGCTGCTACTTCAAAAATTGAGAAGAAGGTTACCGAAAGGACTATCTCGTCGCAGAGTATCGCGGCTCGAGAAAGGAGAAGGAAGATAACTGAGAAGACACAAGAGCTTGGGAAGTTGGTTCCTGGTGGACCAAAGATGAACACAGCAGAGATGCTTAATGCTGCTGCTAATTATGTCAAGTTTCTTCAAGCTCAAGTTGGAATGCTTCAACTTATGGAAACATTTAGCAAG GAAGAAAAGGAACCTCCTCCAAGTGAAGAACTACACAAACTAGTTGTTTCTCCATTTGTTCAAGAGAAATTGTATTCAGAAGAAAAGTGCTTTGTTCCAAAAGAGTTTGTTACCACATTGAGCAATCATGATGATGTTCAATCAAAACCTACCATCCTTAAGGGTCTGAAACAGCTTGTTGGAACTGAGATTGAGAAGAAATCAGACCAAGAATAG
- the LOC112419045 gene encoding uncharacterized protein, which translates to MQISLMLLQMLLLMKAFLILRKMVKDLPLSLKLVLLKSNMVIWLLYFSNHLWFLKHLPQVLLAPIILLLLFHLSPQDMKSQKMIGLGNICDGLYKLNTASCNQKSFVSSSTSLCAPVSLNSCNSVCSSVAISFIPSNAI; encoded by the exons ATGCAAATAAGCCTCATGCTTCTTCAAATGCTGTTGTTAATGAAGGCATTCCTGATTCTCAGAAAGATGGTGAAGGATCTTCCATTATCTCTCAAACTGGTCTTACTCAAGAGCAATATGGTCATCTGGTTGCTTTACTTCAGCAATCATCTTTGGTTCCTCAAGCATCTGCCTCAAGTCCTGCTAGCACCAATCATATTACTTCTTCTATTCCATCTTTCCCCTCAG GATATGAAATCCCAGAAGATGATTGGTTTGGGTAATATTTGTGATGGTCTCTATAAGCTGAATACTGCTTCATGCAATCAGAagtcttttgtttcttcttccacAAGTCTTTGTGCTCCAGTTTCTTTGAActcttgtaattctgtttgttCTAGTGTAGCTATTTCCTTTATTCCTTCCAATGCTATTTAG